In a genomic window of Deinococcus seoulensis:
- a CDS encoding DUF177 domain-containing protein, which translates to MTDSPRIHLGSLLRSSTEDAHVEGNLDHLQYEQGRAQHTLRFAEPAPFEVDVNALGSNEMYLQGTFEPVLVMECARCLREVHVPLEITLGTLLRYDPSVDAPFLEEAETGEEMLVFGDPDLDLSAYLAETTLLGAPLSVLHDEACRGLCQVCGHDLNEGPCEHMAQVPVEEIDDDLGTPVGSLHAKQNPFASLADLKLPEE; encoded by the coding sequence ATGACGGATTCACCTCGTATTCACCTGGGTTCCCTGCTGCGTTCCTCCACCGAGGACGCGCACGTGGAAGGCAACCTTGATCACCTCCAGTACGAGCAGGGCCGCGCGCAGCACACGCTGCGTTTCGCGGAGCCCGCGCCGTTCGAGGTGGATGTCAACGCTCTGGGCAGCAATGAGATGTACCTGCAGGGCACGTTCGAGCCGGTGCTGGTCATGGAGTGCGCCCGCTGCCTGCGGGAAGTGCATGTGCCGCTGGAGATCACGCTGGGCACGCTGCTGCGGTACGACCCGTCGGTGGACGCACCGTTCCTGGAGGAGGCCGAGACGGGCGAGGAGATGCTGGTGTTCGGCGATCCGGACCTGGACCTGAGTGCCTACCTCGCGGAGACGACGCTGCTGGGCGCGCCGCTGAGCGTGCTGCACGACGAGGCCTGCCGGGGCCTGTGTCAGGTGTGCGGGCACGACCTGAACGAGGGGCCGTGCGAGCACATGGCGCAGGTGCCGGTCGAGGAGATCGACGACGACCTGGGAACGCCGGTGGGGTCGCTGCACGCCAAGCAGAATCCGTTCGCGTCCCTGGCGGACCTGAAGCTGCCGGAGGAGTGA